Proteins encoded in a region of the Epinephelus lanceolatus isolate andai-2023 chromosome 20, ASM4190304v1, whole genome shotgun sequence genome:
- the abhd10b gene encoding abhydrolase domain containing 10, depalmitoylase b: MRSVSKRDSPLLLSRYFISGSRSSMAAVALRSCRRGLSQILSNGGLTALSSQRLEGVRRHKSTVQYASRPDLPKLAYRRVKGKSPGVVFLPGYASNMNGQKAEALEEFCRSLGHSYLRFDYTGHGASEGVLSEGTIGTWKKDVLYVLDELAEGPQILVGSSIGGWFMLLAAIARPEKTAALVGISTAADHIVTAFNSLPLETRKEFEEKGEWTVPTKHSEEGLYRFSMDFLREAENHCVLQSPIPITCPVRLIHGLKDEEVPWHISMQVAERVLSPDVDIILRRHGHHRMSERDDIKLMVYTIDDLIDKLTTMV; the protein is encoded by the exons ATGCGCTCCGTGAGTAAACGAGACTCACCGCTGCTGCTCTCGCGATACTTCATCAGTGGGTCGCGGAGCAGTATGGCAGCCGTCGCGCTGAGGTCCTGCCGCAGAGGACTTTCACAGATTTTAAGCAATGGAGGGCTCACAGCTTTGTCTTCACAGCGCCTGGAAG GAGTCAGGAGACACAAGTCCACAGTCCAGTATGCATCACGACCAGATCTCCCAAAGCTGGCCTACAGAAGGGTGAAGGGGAAGAGCCCAGGTGTGGTCTTCCTCCCTGGATATGCCTCCAACATGAATGGACAGAAAGCTGAGGCACTGGAGGAGTTTTGTAGGTCACTAGGGCACTCATACCTTAG GTTTGACTACACAGGACATGGGGCCTCAGAAGGGGTGCTATCAGAAGGAACTATTGGCACTTGGAAAAAAGACGTCCTTTACGTGCTGGATGAGTTAGCGGAGGGGCCACAG aTACTGGTGGGTTCCAGTATAGGCGGTTGGTTTATGCTGCTGGCAGCCATTGCAAGACCAGAGAAGACTGCAGCACTGGTGGGCATCTCCACTGCCGCTGATCACATCGTCACAGCGTTCAATTCTCTTCCTCTGGAG ACACGCAAGGAGTTTGAGGAGAAGGGGGAGTGGACAGTCCCCACCAAACACTCAGAGGAGGGTCTTTATAGGTTCAGCATGGACTTCCTGCGAGAGGCAGAAAACCACTGTGTGCTCCAGAGTCCCATCCCCATCACCTGTCCCGTACGGCTCATTCACGGGCTCAAAGATGAGGAAGTACCCTGGCACATCTCCATGCAGGTTGCAGAGCGCGTCCTCAGCCCCGATGTGGATATCATCCTGCGGCGGCATGGCCATCACCGCATGTCCGAGAGGGACGACATCAAGCTCATGGTCTACACTATTGATGATCTCATAGACAAGCTGACCACTATGGTCTGA
- the tagln3b gene encoding transgelin-3b encodes MANRGPSYGLSREVQEKIEQKYDPDLEQRLVDWILAQCGGNLEKPQAGRDNFQKWLMDGTVLCRLINSLYPRGKEPIKKIPETQMAFKQMEKISQFLQAAEAYGVTTTDIFQTVDLWEGKDMAAVQRTLMALGSVAVTKDDGHYRGDRDWFHRKAQGYRREFSQEQLRQGQSLIGLQMGSNRGASQSGMTGYGMHRQIM; translated from the exons ATGGCGAACAGAGGGCCCAGCTATGGACTGAGCCGAGAGGTGCAGGAGAAGATCGAGCAGAAGTATGACCCAGACCTGGAGCAGCGGCTGGTGGACTGGATACTTGCACAGTGTGGAGGGAACCTGGAGAAGCCGCAGGCGGGCAGAGATAACTTCCAGAAATGGCTGATGGATGGAACA GTCCTCTGCAGGCTTATCAACAGCCTGTATCCGAGGGGAAAGGAGCCTATCAAGAAGATCCCAGAGACGCAGATGGCCTTCAAACAAATGGAGAAGATCTCTCAGTTCCTGCAGGCAGCTGAAGCTTATGGAGTCACAACCACTGACATATTTCAAACTGTGGACCTGTGGGAAG GAAAGGACATGGCAGCAGTGCAAAGAACTCTTATGGCTCTGGGGAGTGTGGCTGTCACCAAGGACGATGGTCATTACAGAGGTGACCGAGACTGGTTCCACAG GAAAGCCCAGGGGTATCGGCGAGAGTTCAGCCAGGAGCAGCTCCGCCAAGGCCAGAGTTTGATCGGCCTGCAGATGGGCAGCAACCGCGGGGCTTCCCAATCTGGTATGACGGGCTACGGTATGCACCGTCAGATCATGTAG